In Leptolyngbya subtilissima AS-A7, the sequence CATCAGCAGATCGGCCTGCTGGCGGTACTGGTCGGCCTGGGCCGACTGATCGAGGCGCTGCTCAAAGGTGTTGGCCTTGAGCCGCAGCTTGTCGAGCACGCCCTTGAGCCGCTGCTGAATCTGGTTTTTGAGGCGATCGAACTGCTGTAGGGCAATCTCGCGGCCATAGTACTTATCCAGCAGCTGATGCACATCCGCCACCGGAGCCACCCCTTCCCAGTCGAGCACGGTGTAGCCGCCCTCGGCCCAGCCAGGATAAAACTCGCCCTTCTCAAGACAGACCAGCCAGCGCTGCCAGGCCTCAAACAGCCGATCCCAGTCACTTTGAGTCAGGCTTTCGGCGACTTGGTCAGGGGTTAAGCGGGCGGCAGAAAGGAGCGATCGCACCAGTGATGAACTCAGCCCCCCATAGCTCTGCATCAACATCTCTTTGAGCGTAGTGGGCACTAGTGTCACCCGCTCCTGCCAGGAGGCTCGGGATTCCTTCAGGCTAGGCAGCGTATTCATGATGGCTGGCGGCAGCACGTAGGTGTCGCCAGTTTGAATGGGCCGCACCCGCGACTGCTGATCGCTCACCTGGTGGGCAGCCGTAACAATCTGATTTTGGGCGTTGGCCAGAATGACATTGCTGTACTTGCCCATGATTTCGACGTACAGGTGCCACTGAGGCGGGTCGCCGGGGCGAGGGCCAAACTGCAAATCGATCGCCCGCTCCCAGGAGGCTACCGGAGCGATCGCCACCAGCGCCAGCTGGCTAATCTGGTGCTTCAACTGCTGGCTAAACGTAAACGTATCCTGCCCCTTGGGTGGCGCATCGCCCAGGTGCAGCCGCGCCGCCTGGGGATGCCATGAGATCGTCAGCCAACTGCGGCGATCGAGGGTTCTGAGCGCCAGCGCCAAGGTGGTCGTATCAATCTGCACCACTGTCTCGCAGCGGGCAGGCACCCAGTCGGCCTCAAGGCTCTGGCACAGGGCCATCAGAGTAGTAAAGTCAACCGGCTGCACAACACAATCCTCCAGGCTGAGACAGGGTAAGCAGGGCACCCCAAGGCTAGGTTAGCCAGAGATACCCAAAAAAGGGCTAAGAAGACCCGATTGGGCTGCCTTTAGGTCGAGGGATGTAGCCCAAGGAACGAAAACGCCAAAAACCTAAAATTTCGCCGGATATTCACCCTCAGCACCAGACGGATTCGTTAGTATGGCAATAAGTCATCTGGGCTCAAATGTAGAGCATAGTGCCAAAAAGCCCCGGGTTTTCTGGCTTGTCGGGGGTTAACCCTGGCGTTAGCACCAGCACCTCCCGTTATCGCCCTTCTATATATTATGGACATTAAGCTCATCAATATTGGCTTTGGCAATATCGTATCGGCCAATCGGGTAATTGCCATTGTTAGCCCCGAGTCTGCCCCCATTAAGCGCATTATCTCTGATGCCCGCGAGCGAGGGCAGCTAGTCGACGCCACCTACGGTCGCCGCACCCGTGCCGTCATTATCACCGACTCAGGCCACACCATTCTTTCCGCCATTCAGCCCGAAACCGTTGCCCACCGCTTCGTCAGCGGCAAAGATAGCGACGGCAAAGCGTAGAGAGAGATGGGGAGTAGGGGAGTGATGGGGTAGGAAGTAGGGGAGCGAGGTTAGCGTACATAACGGCCATATAGAATCCTCTTTTGGCCCTTCCATCACTCCCCTACCCCATCACTCCCCCGCCTCCACCCCATCACTCCCACTTGATAGACTACTCAAGAAACGTCTCCCCACCCGCTGCGCCATGCCCGCCGATCGCCCCGAGTCTATTGAGAAAATTGTGGCCCGCTTTCAGAAGGCCGCTGACCCTAAGCGTCGCTACGAGCAGCT encodes:
- the remA gene encoding extracellular matrix/biofilm regulator RemA, which encodes MDIKLINIGFGNIVSANRVIAIVSPESAPIKRIISDARERGQLVDATYGRRTRAVIITDSGHTILSAIQPETVAHRFVSGKDSDGKA
- a CDS encoding NFACT RNA binding domain-containing protein, whose amino-acid sequence is MQPVDFTTLMALCQSLEADWVPARCETVVQIDTTTLALALRTLDRRSWLTISWHPQAARLHLGDAPPKGQDTFTFSQQLKHQISQLALVAIAPVASWERAIDLQFGPRPGDPPQWHLYVEIMGKYSNVILANAQNQIVTAAHQVSDQQSRVRPIQTGDTYVLPPAIMNTLPSLKESRASWQERVTLVPTTLKEMLMQSYGGLSSSLVRSLLSAARLTPDQVAESLTQSDWDRLFEAWQRWLVCLEKGEFYPGWAEGGYTVLDWEGVAPVADVHQLLDKYYGREIALQQFDRLKNQIQQRLKGVLDKLRLKANTFEQRLDQSAQADQYRQQADLLMTYGHQWQPGLTQLTVEDFDTGEPVTLAIDPDKTAIQQAQRLYKQHQKLKRAKDAVAPLLAEVQGELAYLEQVEAALTQIPTYDEPADLEALVDIRNELIQQGYMASPDYRPTDRKANDEGFRRLQTPDGLPVLVGRNNRQNDLLISTVATDYDLWFHTQEIPGSHVLLRLGAGDVPSDRDLAYVADLAAYFSRARQADQVPVIYTQPRHVYKPKGARPGMVIYKHETVIWGQPRRVEQQQAKPLEPVEA